ATACTACTATATCCTTACATACTATAACATCACGGTTGCAGGATTCAAGGGTACGGGGGGCTCTATAAGGGTCACACCAACCAGCATACGCCACGTGTATACTAATATTAATGCAAGCCTCTGGGATCTAAAGATCACTTTCATAGACGAGGTATTAAAGAGTAGAGTAACCTATGGTGTAGTAAATTTAACTGAGGTGGGCTTGGGAGGCAGGTGCACGGGAGTCCCCTTCTCTCTCGACATAATAGTCGTGGATTTACTAGTTGAGGTGGGAGCCTGATGGCTTCAACACTAATAGTCCACGTGATAGGGGTCGGTGTTCTCCTAGCCCTACTAGTAGCTATGGTTAACTACGGCTCTGCGATCTACGAGGAGACACGTTACACTAACCTCCAGCGTTTATACGAGGATATAGCGCTTGCTATAGCTGGAAAGCTCAGTGAAGCCATACTAGACGCACTTGTAAGAGGCTTAAACAATACTATAATCCAGCTAGCAAACCCTGTTGAATCAGCATCAGGAGAGAAGTACAATGTCTACATAGGCTCAGGCGTGTATTTGAGTAAGCTGTTCCCTAGGATACCAGCTGACACAGGACTCTACGTTGCTGTAGCAAGCCCCGATAACACTATCTACGGTTACGCTAGAGTAATCGATAAGCCTGTTGAAGTAGCCCGCGGGCAAATAGTAATCGATAAGTATAGAGAAGGCTTTGACCCAGGATACGGGTACAGTGAAGGCGGGTCGCTATTCCTCTGCAGAATACCCATCAATATATCCGAGAAGGCAGGCGTAAACCTAACCGGCTACCCTGTCCTCGTAAACCTCTCCTACGCAGGCATAAACTGCAGCTACCTTGGTAGAGTCTTCACACCTACGAGGAATGATGTAAGATTCACGGATTCAGATGGGATGACACCACTAAACTACTACATCGAGTACTGGAATGATACAAGCAAGCAGGCATTAATATGGGTTAAAATACCCTTCCTAAAGGCTGGTGAAACCAGGACGATATACATGTACTGGGGTAACCCCTATGCTATTGAGAAGAACGACCCCTCACTATTCACCTTCTTCGACAACCTAGGCGTCTACAATAATATAACGGATCTACTGTTGAGTGGTAAATGGGGTATTAAATACGGTAACACGAGCTCGCTGAATGTAACCGGTGGTGGAGCCAACTTAACTATTTCAGCCGGGTATCAGAATAACCCCGGCTACGTGAACGTGTATACTCTCAGAGACTTCTGGGTTAACGGGACGCAAGGGTATATTGTTGAAGCCCTCGGTAGACCCGTGTCAACGGGAAAAGATAGTGATAGTCAAAACTACAGGGCAGGCTTCTACACGTGGAATACAACCGCCAGGAAATACGGCTTGCGTCTAATACCCACTGTAATAGATCCCTCAATCAATATCTCACACTACACCATCATATACGGCAACTGGAGTATTACACTCGACCCTGAAAGCGTAGAGCCTGAAAGCGTAAACTATGTAGTAGCAAACAACGCTGTAAACAACACTGTAGTAAAAGAAAAAAGTATTGCTATTGCTCAGAGAAGTATTAACTCGACTGGAAACTATGCTAGTATCCTCTACAAGATCAAAGTACCTTCTGATAACGTGCTGAGAGGCCTAGTTCTAAGCGATAAACTGGTTAACGAGTCAACACAGGCTTTCGCTCTACTCTTAAAGAAGAATAAAACCAGTATTTACGTATGCTCACTCGATGTAGATAGTCTACTGAAAACAGGGAATGAAAAACTCAATTGCAGTAAAATCAATCCCGCAGGTTCAGATGAATGGTTTTACATTAATGTGACTATTCGAAGCCCGTCCAAGGGGCAGGGTAACCCTGAGCTGAACATGAGCGTTTACACTTCAACAGGTGAGATCATTTACCAGCTGCATAGGAGTGGTACCCAGGGGTTGCCCGGCGACCCTGCTTTCATTGGGCCAATGGTATACTATGATGGAGTTCTAGAAGAGTATAATGGCTCATTCTTCGACGACTTAATAGCTTTAAGGTATAGTGAGCCAGTGGACTTAACGACTATAAAGGTTGTCGGCCTGCCTCCAGGATGGAGGATTGAAGTACGGGACGGCAACTACACTGTGAGTAGTGTAGTAAATGAAAGTGGGATAGCTGTACTCAATGTTTCAACTCACCCGATTCTCGGCGTTACTAATCCAGTTGAAATACTAGTGTATGATAGTAATGAAACACTCGTAGACTACTACATTTGGAGTGAGATTCTATCCGGAGGCATGATATTAGTATACGCGCCGGGTATTGAGGGGTCAACAGCATCTACTTCAGCTATGATTCACGCTACTGCTAATAAAATAAATATAGGAAAAAGTTGCAGCGTTCCATCTGATAAAACCTACGTGTTCATCCTGAATAATGGCAGCATAGTGTGTAATACTACAGGGAATATAGCCTGGGGTAGCGACTATCTAACAAGCGTGGGATACTATAACG
This genomic stretch from Desulfurococcus sp. harbors:
- a CDS encoding DUF2341 domain-containing protein; this translates as MASTLIVHVIGVGVLLALLVAMVNYGSAIYEETRYTNLQRLYEDIALAIAGKLSEAILDALVRGLNNTIIQLANPVESASGEKYNVYIGSGVYLSKLFPRIPADTGLYVAVASPDNTIYGYARVIDKPVEVARGQIVIDKYREGFDPGYGYSEGGSLFLCRIPINISEKAGVNLTGYPVLVNLSYAGINCSYLGRVFTPTRNDVRFTDSDGMTPLNYYIEYWNDTSKQALIWVKIPFLKAGETRTIYMYWGNPYAIEKNDPSLFTFFDNLGVYNNITDLLLSGKWGIKYGNTSSLNVTGGGANLTISAGYQNNPGYVNVYTLRDFWVNGTQGYIVEALGRPVSTGKDSDSQNYRAGFYTWNTTARKYGLRLIPTVIDPSINISHYTIIYGNWSITLDPESVEPESVNYVVANNAVNNTVVKEKSIAIAQRSINSTGNYASILYKIKVPSDNVLRGLVLSDKLVNESTQAFALLLKKNKTSIYVCSLDVDSLLKTGNEKLNCSKINPAGSDEWFYINVTIRSPSKGQGNPELNMSVYTSTGEIIYQLHRSGTQGLPGDPAFIGPMVYYDGVLEEYNGSFFDDLIALRYSEPVDLTTIKVVGLPPGWRIEVRDGNYTVSSVVNESGIAVLNVSTHPILGVTNPVEILVYDSNETLVDYYIWSEILSGGMILVYAPGIEGSTASTSAMIHATANKINIGKSCSVPSDKTYVFILNNGSIVCNTTGNIAWGSDYLTSVGYYNGVFYYYIYTPSRTLVANCSIPAGSYKPLLLKAVFGVSLEGEVPPGQVKDINTTGVFTRIMVRPFVYPEPLAVYNPSLTQNASFPKPPIIIAVERAGYIVFSSDLAVDLSVVLGDRGSVTVVIAVKGVRGG